The following are from one region of the candidate division KSB1 bacterium genome:
- a CDS encoding peptidoglycan-binding protein, with protein sequence MPNYPSYVTRELAFDAIIKKGDTGAKVRRVQEWLSIDGFATAVDGDFGDATEKCVKVFQQSKGIPASGKVNQQTWSALVEPLNKALQPINFQANVTLSEAILRVAKQHLAQHPIEIGGDNCGPWVRIYVGGNQGPAWRWCAGFVTFVMKQACMLLNRPMPIAGSVSCDSLAYQAKQAGLFVQGAQIANGNVPWSTLGSAQLFLVRQTATDWVHTGFSFEGAGPVFATIEGNTNDGGSSNGYEVCQRTRSVDGKDFIRFQV encoded by the coding sequence ATGCCCAACTATCCATCCTACGTCACCAGAGAATTGGCATTCGATGCCATAATCAAAAAAGGCGATACGGGAGCAAAAGTCCGCCGAGTTCAGGAATGGCTGAGCATTGACGGATTCGCAACCGCCGTTGATGGTGATTTTGGCGACGCCACTGAAAAATGTGTCAAGGTGTTCCAGCAGTCCAAAGGAATACCGGCTTCAGGAAAAGTAAATCAACAGACCTGGAGTGCATTGGTCGAGCCGCTCAACAAGGCGTTGCAACCCATAAACTTTCAGGCCAATGTGACATTATCCGAGGCCATCTTAAGAGTGGCGAAGCAGCATCTTGCTCAGCATCCCATCGAAATCGGAGGCGATAACTGCGGGCCATGGGTAAGAATTTATGTTGGGGGCAATCAGGGACCCGCGTGGCGTTGGTGTGCCGGCTTTGTGACTTTCGTGATGAAACAGGCTTGCATGCTATTGAATCGTCCCATGCCCATAGCCGGTTCCGTCTCTTGCGACTCACTGGCTTATCAAGCTAAACAAGCCGGGTTATTTGTTCAAGGCGCTCAAATAGCTAACGGCAATGTACCGTGGTCGACTTTAGGATCGGCTCAATTATTTCTGGTTCGACAGACAGCAACGGATTGGGTCCATACCGGTTTTAGTTTTGAAGGCGCGGGGCCGGTGTTTGCAACGATTGAAGGGAATACCAACGACGGCGGCAGCAGCAACGGATATGAAGTATGTCAGCGCACGCGATCGGTTGATGGCAAGGA